A portion of the Rhizophagus irregularis chromosome 17, complete sequence genome contains these proteins:
- a CDS encoding protein with putative role during mitosis encodes MATILLSDRQKDELHKAILDYLHSNGYTTAFDSLKAESKQDDFNPDPKQKYAGLLEKKWTSVIRLQKKIMDLENKITQMQEELNNAPIRKTNSAVDWVPRAPEKYSLSGHRNPVTRVTFHPVFSVIASASEDTSIKIWDYETGDFERTLKGHTKSVQDIAFDPKGNFLVSCSADLTIKVWDLQNDYKCVKTLYGHDHSVSSVAFLPSGDIIISASRDKTIKFWEMASGYCVKTYTGHSDWVRMVSPSEDGKWIVTSSNDQTSRLWEVSSGECKMDFRGHDHVVECAIFVPVIAYPFIRELIGVDKDPKATSRDQPIPAQYIVTGSRDKTIKIWDSTGQCVRTLVGHDNWVRGLVFHPTGKYLLSGSDDKTIKIWDMKTGRCTKTLEAHAHFVTCIAFNTGSPVVATGSVDQTVKIWAPYR; translated from the exons ATGGCTACGATATTGTTGTCAGATCGCCAAAAGGACGAGCT ACACAAAGCCATCCTCGATTATCTACATTCTAACGGTTATACTACTGCGTTTGATTCTCTTAAAGCGGAATCAAAACAAGATGATTTTAATCCTGATCCTAAACAAAAATATGCCGGattattggaaaagaaatGGACTTCGGTCATCCGGTTACAAAAAAAG ATTATGGACCTGGAAAATAAAATCACACAAATGCAAGAAGAGTTGAATAATGCGCCAATTCGAAAAACAAATAGTGCTGTTGACTGGGTGCCACGTGCACCAGAAAAATACTCGTTATCTGGTCATAGAAATCCCGTCACACGTGTTACGTTTCATCCGGTTTTTTCTGTAATTGCTTCCGCATCAGAAGATACTTCCATAAAAATTTGGGATTATGAGACTGGTGATTTTGAAAGAACTCTTAAGGGACACACTAAATCAGTTCAGGATATAGCTTTTGATCCAAAGGGTAATTTTTTAG tttcttGTTCTGCAGATTTGACTATAAAGGTGTGGGACTTGCAGAATGATTACAAATGCGTAAAAACACTTTATGGTCATGATCATAGTGTTTCATCCGTTGCGTTCTTACCATCTGGTGATATTATCATTTCTGCTTCCCGCGACAAAACGATTAAATTTTGGGAAATGGCATCTGG atATTGTGTAAAAACATACACTGGTCATTCAGATTGGGTACGGATGGTATCCCCAAGTGAGGATGGCAAGTGGATTGTAACTAGTTCGAATGATCag actTCTCGACTTTGGGAGGTATCATCTGGAGAATGTAAGATGGACTTTAGAGGTCATGATCATGTTGTAGAATGCGCAATTTTTGTTCCTGTTATTGCTTACCCTTTCATACGAGAGTTGATAGGCGTAGATAAAGAT CCAAAAGCAACATCTAGAGATCAGCCAATTCCTGCACAATATATTGTGACTGGTTCAAGAGATAAGACAATTAAAATTTGGGACTCAACAGGTCAATGTGTAAGGACACTG gTGGGTCATGATAATTGGGTACGTGGTTTAGTATTCCATCCTACTGGCAAGTATCTTCTTAGTGGATCCGATGACAAAACCATCAAAATATGGGATATGAAAACTGGACGATGCACAAAAACTCTAGAAGCGCATGCGCATTTTGTAACGTGCATCGCTTTTAATACAGGTAGCCCCGTTGTTGCAACAGGGTCTGTGGATCAAACAGTAAAAATTTGGGCTCCTTAtagatga